The Arachis ipaensis cultivar K30076 chromosome B07, Araip1.1, whole genome shotgun sequence genomic interval CAGCACAAGAAAGTCAAGAAAGCAGCAGcatcagcaacaacaacaaaattcacttCTGAAGACATAGAGTTGAAGAAGAAACATGTTTCCAAGTTTCAGAGGATGTTATTTTCGGCGGGGAGAAAATCAAGTGCTTCTCTGCCGCATCAAGATGATAATAAGAATAAAGACGCGGTTGCAGTTGCACGTGCGGAGAGAGCACCGCACGTGAGCCAGATGAAGAAGTTCGCGAGTGGACGTGACGCTTTTGCTAACTTTGATTGGAAAAGTCATGAGCAAGTGGCGGCTGAGGAAAGAGAAGATTTCTATTCTGATGAGGAAAGGGTACAGCAGAGGagcgatgaagaagaagaagattatgatgatgatgatgacgtcaGAATCCCTTTCTCTGCTCCTATATTGGTTGGTGGCGACAGTGTTGGTGATGGAGTTGGGCTCAATTTGAAGCCACGCAAAGAGATTAATCTATGGAAGAGAAGAACCATGGCACCGCCTAGGCCTCTTCAATTGAATATTTGATTATACATTGAttcattttattctttttctttttgctcatTAGAATGaaaatttcttctttcttttcaagGTGTGTTTTGAGCATGGGATCATTTTGCTGTGTAGAACACCAAAGTCACATTTAGGAGAAAAATGTAATTAATAACATGCCGTGACATTCATGTATTAAACGTGTATAAAATGTGGATTCTAGTGTTCATAGATCAAATTTTGGTGTCAAATATATAACTCTATCACATAAGAAAAGTAGTCTATAAGAGGTTTGCTTGGTTCCGATAATAATTTCACGTATCAATACAATAAAAATATGGACAAATTAAAACAAGACAgtgaattatatttttatattagtaattattttttataaatatatatcatatcaatacttttattaaattaaacttaacattttaataaaaataaaaatattttttatttaaatttataaaagacttaaatattctttttatattgGATAAAATTATTCTAATCCTTTTAATTTAGTCAAAATttaattagttttagttttataattttaaatccaaaactatttaaaaatcaaaagttcaaaacaaaaacatatatgaaaaatcaaaaaaataaaaagtgtttgACCTAAAATTAGGGTTCAGTGTTCTTTTTCTCTAGAAAAGAAGAAGGTGTCTCGGTCAGTCCGTATCCCCTCTGCTCTTCTTTCTCCGAAGTTCCCTTTGTCTGGTCTCCACTCTACTCTTCTTTCTCTCAAGCTCTATACATCTCGTCTTTAGCCAAGAAGAAGACAAAGTTCTGTTCAAATTGTCTCCCTTCTGTGCCTATTTGTCTCTGACAAAGAAGAACAACCCAGTTTTTTTACGTCATTTTTTTGAATAGCTCAAATGTTGTTGAATTTTGCCTTGTGAATAATGGTGGATCTGTCACCAGTTTTAATTCTGAGTAGGGATAGGAGGGAGTGATGGTGTCAAGAGGGCTGTTTGGTTGGTCCCCGTCGCATATACAGCCTCTCACTCCAGTATCTGAGGTTTTGGAGCCGCTGTAGTCGCCGTCTCCGTATATTGATCCCGGTGCCGAGACTTCAGCATCGCAGTAGGTTGAAGTGGAGGAGGAGATCGAGGAGCCAGAGGAGGTTGAGCCGCCACCAGCTGCTGTGCCTTTCTCCCGCCTTTTCACCTGCGCCGATCGTTTTGACTGGTTCCTTATGATCCTCAGCTCCGTCGCCGCTACAGCTCAGGGCACTGCTCTCGTTTACTTGCATTTTTTGCCAAAATCATCCAGGTTCCTCAGCAAGATGACCAGTTTCACAGGTTCAAGAAGGTTCAGTTTCGTTCTCTTCTAGGACTTACCCTAGATTTTATTATGCATAGCGTGTCTGGATTTTCATTTTTGGTAATTTGATTTTGCTTTAGTTGTGAAATAAATTTGCTGCTTGTGATGTTGGATGAGATAATTGAGCAatgaattttttttcataaatactGAATTGATTACACTCATTTGAATACTTCTTTCTGTAAGGGATTTGCTGGTGCTTGAAATTGTTCTTTCTTACTTATACAAGTCAATGTGCATTTAATTTTTGTTCATTTAGCCTTAGTTTTCAGACATTAGAAAGGGATATTAGGTTCATTTCACTAGCTAGTTATGTGTTGTCGACGATAATTACAAAGATAGGAATTTGACCATTTTAAAGTAAATTCAAATAAGGAATAATTATGGCTTTGAGGAGATGGAATTATGCAGCCATCtgccaataaaaataaatcatgGGTAGAGTTAAAAAGTTAAGAAAGCTTATCACACAAATATACTATTTGGAAGAGAGCAAATTGCTACCTTTATTCATAGATCTTTTTCTTTTGGGTGCTACACTGTTAGGAGTCTAGGACACAATATAATTCATGTAGCTATTCCTCTATGTGAGAAAATGGTTTTTTGTCCTGAATCATAACTCGGTCGATACAAATACTTTGAACTCAACTGTAGTGAGCAGTTACAATTAgcgagaaggaaaaaaaaagacaaaattaGACATGGTTGACCAACAATTACTAATAAGCAATGTTTctaaaaatctgatttttgccAGAGAACCTATGAATATGAATGTTTTATTGTTGATTGGTTTATTTAGTCTATCAAACCATTTACATCCTAGCTACACATTTAATTTTGCTGCCTCTATTGTTTCTTCTCCAGCTGGCTTTAACCATTGTTTATGTTGTTGGGGAGTTTTTTGTAACACTTTACCACACAAaattttacgcttaagtcgtaaaactgAGGTAAcgaggtattatgacctctaaaagtaaaattatatatacataatatagtgAAAAAGATTTGTAACTAAGAGTCTTTGAAGAAAAGGGTTAAGCAAAATCGTTCaattgaaaagcgcaacactcccgAGTGCGATACTGTAAGCGAAACGAGGTAAAAGGTAAGCTAACACGGATATATATACAGAAGAGTGCCAAAATACAGATAACAAAGCTCAAGACTCATGTCGCAAAGGTAACCAACCCGAacatataagtatatatatataaaataagaacTTTAACTGCCTGGAATGGGTTCGAAAATATAGAAgtattctttttaaaatataaaggtgaaatttgaatttcatgaatttttctgagtgaaaaaatgtatcttttacagaaaatttttgtaaaaatgcataCCGGCACTTAAGCTGGCAATACCagctctagtctgtccagtaccacgtattttcgaaaatgatattttgaaaattgaatttattactttgaaaagacaaaaataatttagaattgaaaaccgggcgctaatcttaaaggttttagccCAAAGTGGGCCGAACGGAcctaaaatgctaacgggttagaccgggTCCAAATCGGGctcaaggcccaacatatatatgcatGTTTAATGAGCTTTCAGCTTATTTTAACCCTAAAAACAAGAAAGGGACCCAGctttgagagagaagagagcaaaGGGTTTGGTCACTATTCATCCTCCACTTTcggtgaccataacttgagttacggagctccgattgatgagtcGTTTGCGATCACGCATCGCTCTCGCTGAGCCCATCATTTTTAACTAAGTTTTGTTGGTAAGAAACTCTTTCTCTAGCTCCAGTTTTCTGCCCTATCTCAAAACTCGAAAATGGCTTTAGATTTTTTAGTTTCTTTAtgtttttggttgtttaggggtgatctagcattgaAGTATTGTTGGATTTTATCCCAAATACCGATGGATAAGGTAAGGTTTTACTAaaccttgtgtttagttattttgtgaATCATAGGTTTGATGTTTTGTATgttatatgatgttagattgaagtttggtgtttgttggagtgagCTTGATGGTTTTGGAGCTTTGAGTTTGAGCTTGGTGTTTTGAGTTgcgtgggaatcggccaaggtatgatttcggttttctttatgtaatatgtaatgttttg includes:
- the LOC107610003 gene encoding uncharacterized protein At1g76070; translated protein: MEKQLKLKNRILKILPKASSITVTFQNQPFSPGRWDRQHHHNNHGVKGFSGPIMPMIPHEARSKPKGERNNTDYQEPTSPKISCMGQIKNKKKQHKKVKKAAASATTTKFTSEDIELKKKHVSKFQRMLFSAGRKSSASLPHQDDNKNKDAVAVARAERAPHVSQMKKFASGRDAFANFDWKSHEQVAAEEREDFYSDEERVQQRSDEEEEDYDDDDDVRIPFSAPILVGGDSVGDGVGLNLKPRKEINLWKRRTMAPPRPLQLNI